The following is a genomic window from Bacteroidales bacterium.
GCTTATCCAGTAAAGAGGTGAGAAAAAAGCAAGACAATTGAACGGACTGTTAAGCAGAAGTCCAACCGGAACCGCAATAAGGACCAGAGCACTTATCAAATAATTTACGGTGTTGGATGCTTTATGGTATATCCTGTTAGTAATAAGGAATACCAGATGAACTGACTGTAATGAGAGTAACACCGAAATATATAATGATCTCAGCCAGCCTTCAAATGGGATCGGATCAGTTATTATTATTGCCAGCAGCACTAACACAAAGCTCAGAAAAAAGGTTTCCAGTATCCTGATAAAAAAAATTGCGCTAATTTCCTTTCGGTAATGCTGAGTAGGCGATGATAAAAGGCTTCTATGAGAAAAACCTGAAGCCAGGATGAATCCAACAACTAAAGGAATCGAAGAAATCAGAACAAGAGAAATTATTGTAAAATAGTCTTCCGGCTTCAGTCTGTTTCCGGAATTAATAAGAACTGAGATAAATGGAAATACGAACTTAAGAACTGTAACAAGTAATACAGGTATCAGTATGGCAGAAATAATTACAGGTCTGTGTATAATTAACTTTAAATCAGTCTTTAACAAATCCCTGAACATACACTCTGTCTTAAATTACAAATAAATAAAAGGTTGTCTAAAAGGGGGGGGGGGGGGGGGGTTTTTAAGGAAGTCCTTTAGGGGATTGGTACAAAGAGAATGGATTTATGAGACGCCCTCTCTAATATTACTATTAGCCTTTAACCGGTATGTGTTTAAGTGTTTCTACAAGAAAATTCCAGAATTTGCCAACAGATTCTATATTGACTTTCTCATCAGGTGAATGCGGGTATCTGATGGTCGGGCCAAAAGATATCATATCCAGTTTTGGATAAACACCACTTATAAGGCCGCATTCAAGACCAGCATGAATAGCCTTAATATCCGGAATCTTTCCATAGAGTTCATTATATACAGAGCTCATAGTCTTCAGGATTGGTGACTTCATATTTGGTTTCCAACCAGGGTATGCACCAGTAAGATTAACATCTGCATTAATAAGATGGAACACAGCAGCAATTTTCCATGCTGTTGCTTCCTTTGCAGAGTCAACTGAACTCCTGCACAGATTGTGAGCAACAAACTTACCATCCTTACAACTCACAATAGCGAGGTTGTTTGATGTTTCTACAAGTCCTTTCATAGCCTGACTCATTCTAACAACACCATTGGGACAAACAAAGACAGCCCTTATAATCCTATACTGGTCGGCCTGATTCATCACTTTCGCCGGGACTGATACTTTTTCAAATGCAAATTTCAAGTCAGGCTCAGTATCAGAAAACTCAGCTTTATATATTTCTTCATACCCTTTTACAAAAGCCTCAAATTCAGCAGTTTTTATTTCAGGGACGAGAAGTAATGAATAAGATTCACGGGGTATTGCATTTCTCAGATCACCACCGGCTGCTTCAGAAAGTCTTACACCAAAATCTGCTTCAGCCTGCATAAGAAAACGGAACATAAGCTTGTTTGAGTTTGCTCTCCCCATGGCGATATCAACTCCTGAATGCCCGCCTTTAAGACCTTTTGCAGTAATTCTATACGCAGCCATTCCTTTAGGAGAGGCTTCCTCAGCATAAGTTTTTACAGCACTGACATCAATTCCACCGGCACAACCAACATACAATTCACCCTCGTCCTCAGAATCGAGGTTCATCAGAATATCACCAAACAATAACCCTTTCTCAAGTCCGAAAACACCTGTCATGCCAGTCTCTTCATCGATTGTAAAAAGTGCTTCAACTGGTCCGTGAACAATAGTTGTTGATGCAAGTACTGCCATAGTTGCAGCAACTCCTACACCGTTATCGGATCCAAGTGTAGTACCGTTGGCTCTGACCCATTCCCCATCTACTATAGTTTCAATCGGGTCTTTTTCAAAATCATGTTTCTTGTCGCTGTTTTTTTGAGGCACCATATCGAGATGTGTCTGGAAAATAATACCTTTCCTGTTCTCCATCCCTTTAGTAGCTGGTTTTCTGATTATTACGTTTCCAACCTTATCCACGAGTGTCTCAAGGTTATGCTTTTTCCCAAAAGCAACCATGTATTCAACAATTCTCTTTTCCTTCTTGGATGGTCGTGGGATCTGGGTAATTTCATAAAAATAATTCCACAATTCTTTCGGCTCAAGTTTTCTTATGTCGCTCATATTCAAATAATTTTAATTGTTGTAAATTTAGTGTATAAAATTAATGTAATTTGGTAACATAAACAATGTCTTTACTAAGGATATGCCATAGATTCAAAATTGTAACAAAAACTTAATAAACAATTCCTTTCCGGTTTCATGTCAAATTTGTTACTTTGTAAAACCTAAACTTGACAAATTGTTATTTTATATTCTTTTAAAAATGAGCAATATAAAAATCCTACCAGGTTCATTTTTCAGATCAGATATCTTAAACAAAAAATCATAGACCAACATGACATTTTTATATATTGTAGTTGCACTAGTACTGATCTTTGACTTCATCAACGGTTTTCATGATTCGGCAAACTCAATTGCAACTATAGTCTCAACAAGAGTACTTTCACCTGTTGCAGCAGTAAGTATGGCAGCCTTTTTCAACTTTATAGCTTTTCTTGTCTTTCCATTGAAAGTTGCTACTACAATCGGAAAAGGAGTGATTAATCCTGATGTTATAAACCTCACAGTTATTGCCTCTGCACTCATTGCGGCAATATCATGGAACCTTCTCACATGGTGGCTTGGACTTCCTTCCAGTTCATCACACACACTTGTAGGCGGACTAGTTGGCGCTGCGGTTGCTTATTCAGGATGGGGGTCGGTAGTATTTGCAGGGGTAATTAAAATTGTAGTATTTATAGTAATAGCTCCCTTACTTGGAATGATTATGTCGTTTTTGATATCTGCGCTGGTTATTTTTCTTGTAAGAAAAAAATCACCATCAGGGGTGGATAAACATTTCAGGAGGCTTCAGCTGCTTTCGGCTGCGGCTTTTAGCCTTGGCCACGGAGGAAATGATGCACAGAAGTCGATGGGAATTATCTGGGTAGCACTTATCGCAGCAGGTTTAGCGACCAAGAATGATCCTATTGCTCTCTGGATAGTACTTTCCTGCCAGGCTGCTATTGCATTGGGAACATTACTGGGCGGCTGGAGAATCGTAAAAACTATGGGACAGAAAATAACAAAACTAAAACCATTCGAAGGATTTTGTGCTGAATCAGCCGGTGCATTAACATTATTCGGAGCTACTCATTTTGGTATACCGGTAAGTACAACACACGTTATTACCGGAGCAATAATGGGGGCAGGTGCAAGAAAAGGCGTTTCAGCCGTAAAATGGGGTGTCACAACAAGTATTTTCTGGGCATGGTTATTAACTATACCAGTATCAGCGGTTGTAGGGGCACTTATGTTTTGGTTCCTGAATGCAGTGATTTAATAAAATATCCGGATTAGATTAATATAATATTGAAAATTATGAATATTGACAGTTTTCTTAAATTTTTTGTTCCGAAAGATCACTCTTTCTTTCCGTTATTCGAAGCTGATGCACAAAACCTCGTTAAAGCTACCGAACTGCTAAAAGAGCTTATGTCGAGCACTGATTTAGTGGAACATGAAAGACTCTATAAGGAGATCAGGGATGTAGAACATATTGGTGATGAGATTACAAACAGGACCTATGAACAGCTTAACAAGTCCTTCATCACTCCATTCGACAGGGAAGATATTCATGAACTAACTGCTCACATTGATGATGTTGTAGATTCAATTAACGGAATCGCACGCAGAATGTGCTTATACAAGCCGAAAAAAATGATACCAATCTATGTTGAGCTTGCTCAGCTGGTATATGATGGCGCGAAAGAGGTGGAAG
Proteins encoded in this region:
- a CDS encoding aminoacyl-histidine dipeptidase; protein product: MSDIRKLEPKELWNYFYEITQIPRPSKKEKRIVEYMVAFGKKHNLETLVDKVGNVIIRKPATKGMENRKGIIFQTHLDMVPQKNSDKKHDFEKDPIETIVDGEWVRANGTTLGSDNGVGVAATMAVLASTTIVHGPVEALFTIDEETGMTGVFGLEKGLLFGDILMNLDSEDEGELYVGCAGGIDVSAVKTYAEEASPKGMAAYRITAKGLKGGHSGVDIAMGRANSNKLMFRFLMQAEADFGVRLSEAAGGDLRNAIPRESYSLLLVPEIKTAEFEAFVKGYEEIYKAEFSDTEPDLKFAFEKVSVPAKVMNQADQYRIIRAVFVCPNGVVRMSQAMKGLVETSNNLAIVSCKDGKFVAHNLCRSSVDSAKEATAWKIAAVFHLINADVNLTGAYPGWKPNMKSPILKTMSSVYNELYGKIPDIKAIHAGLECGLISGVYPKLDMISFGPTIRYPHSPDEKVNIESVGKFWNFLVETLKHIPVKG
- a CDS encoding inorganic phosphate transporter, with product MTFLYIVVALVLIFDFINGFHDSANSIATIVSTRVLSPVAAVSMAAFFNFIAFLVFPLKVATTIGKGVINPDVINLTVIASALIAAISWNLLTWWLGLPSSSSHTLVGGLVGAAVAYSGWGSVVFAGVIKIVVFIVIAPLLGMIMSFLISALVIFLVRKKSPSGVDKHFRRLQLLSAAAFSLGHGGNDAQKSMGIIWVALIAAGLATKNDPIALWIVLSCQAAIALGTLLGGWRIVKTMGQKITKLKPFEGFCAESAGALTLFGATHFGIPVSTTHVITGAIMGAGARKGVSAVKWGVTTSIFWAWLLTIPVSAVVGALMFWFLNAVI
- a CDS encoding DUF47 family protein, producing MNIDSFLKFFVPKDHSFFPLFEADAQNLVKATELLKELMSSTDLVEHERLYKEIRDVEHIGDEITNRTYEQLNKSFITPFDREDIHELTAHIDDVVDSINGIARRMCLYKPKKMIPIYVELAQLVYDGAKEVEAAIHCLKDPVANKSKIMLACDKVKAIEHEADELYFKGVSELFEKEEDPKELLKNNKILEILERCVDEEEDVTDTLKAILIKMA